The following proteins come from a genomic window of Hymenobacter canadensis:
- a CDS encoding helix-turn-helix domain-containing protein — translation MLLLTPPDYRTALRRLDALVAAGVEGNAVLEAELRELIAALDTYEGKLGLLPIPNLPTSLAEMIELKRQQMRLKQKDLAQLLEVPAGRLSQILSGKRRVTLDLAKRLYERLGIPPDFILKYA, via the coding sequence ATGCTGCTTCTCACTCCGCCTGACTACCGTACTGCCCTGCGCCGCCTCGACGCGTTGGTAGCCGCCGGCGTGGAAGGCAACGCGGTGCTGGAAGCCGAGCTGCGGGAGCTGATTGCAGCCCTCGACACCTACGAAGGCAAGCTGGGCCTGCTGCCGATTCCGAACCTGCCGACTTCACTGGCTGAGATGATTGAGCTGAAGCGCCAGCAGATGCGGCTCAAGCAGAAGGATCTGGCGCAGCTACTGGAAGTGCCCGCCGGGCGCCTCTCCCAGATTCTCAGCGGCAAGCGGCGCGTTACCCTCGACCTGGCCAAGCGCCTCTACGAGCGGCTCGGCATTCCGCCGGATTTCATCCTGAAATACGCCTGA
- the rpmF gene encoding 50S ribosomal protein L32: MAHPKRRTSSAKRNKRRSHDKLTPKAVTLCATTGDLHLRHKAYVVDGDLYLHGKVAIKNYAPVAAPAAASDNDEE, translated from the coding sequence ATGGCTCATCCTAAACGGCGGACCTCGTCCGCAAAGCGCAACAAACGTCGTTCACACGATAAACTGACTCCGAAAGCTGTAACGCTGTGCGCTACCACCGGCGACCTGCACCTGCGCCACAAGGCCTACGTAGTTGACGGCGACCTGTACCTGCACGGCAAAGTAGCCATCAAGAACTACGCTCCGGTAGCTGCTCCGGCTGCTGCCTCCGACAACGACGAAGAATAG
- the plsX gene encoding phosphate acyltransferase PlsX yields the protein MKIALDAMGGDFAPQAAVDGAVLAAQQLAGKAQIVLIGQEDAVRPLLEKHGAAAATLELVPASQIIEMGEHPAKAYQQKQDSSIAVGYRLLHEGQIEAFCSAGNTGAMLVGAMFSVKPVPGVMRPAIANFVPKLHGGLGILLDVGANAECKPEMLEQFGELGSLYAHYVLGIDKPKVGLMNLGEEEGKGTSITQAAHQLLKVNPHLNFIGNIEGRDLFNDKADVIVCDGYTGNVMLKMAESIYEIMVDKKMQQDPFFDKFNYEAVGGSPILGINDNSIIGHGVSTPLAICNMLLQGYQMAHSGIADQIKNTFKS from the coding sequence ATGAAGATAGCCCTGGACGCTATGGGGGGCGATTTTGCGCCCCAGGCAGCTGTTGACGGTGCTGTGCTGGCTGCGCAACAGTTGGCTGGCAAGGCACAGATTGTGCTAATCGGCCAGGAAGATGCTGTTCGCCCGTTGCTGGAAAAGCATGGTGCGGCCGCAGCTACGCTGGAGCTGGTACCGGCCTCGCAGATTATTGAAATGGGCGAGCATCCGGCCAAAGCCTACCAGCAGAAGCAGGACTCCAGCATCGCCGTCGGCTACCGCCTGCTGCACGAAGGCCAGATTGAGGCCTTCTGCTCGGCTGGCAACACGGGCGCTATGCTGGTGGGAGCCATGTTCAGCGTAAAGCCGGTTCCCGGCGTGATGCGCCCAGCCATTGCCAACTTTGTACCCAAGCTGCACGGCGGCCTGGGTATTCTGCTGGATGTGGGCGCCAACGCCGAGTGCAAGCCCGAAATGCTGGAGCAGTTTGGTGAACTGGGTTCCCTCTACGCGCACTACGTGCTAGGCATCGACAAGCCAAAAGTGGGCCTGATGAACCTGGGGGAAGAAGAAGGCAAAGGCACTTCCATCACCCAGGCCGCTCATCAGCTGCTGAAAGTGAATCCGCACCTCAACTTCATCGGCAATATCGAAGGCCGCGACCTGTTCAACGACAAGGCCGATGTCATCGTCTGCGACGGCTACACCGGCAACGTGATGCTGAAGATGGCCGAGTCCATCTACGAAATCATGGTGGACAAGAAGATGCAGCAGGATCCGTTCTTCGACAAATTTAACTACGAAGCCGTCGGTGGGTCGCCCATTCTGGGCATCAACGACAACTCCATTATCGGGCACGGGGTCAGCACGCCGCTGGCTATCTGTAACATGCTGCTGCAGGGCTACCAAATGGCCCATTCCGGTATTGCCGACCAGATAAAAAACACTTTCAAGTCCTAG
- the efp gene encoding elongation factor P, whose product MATTADFRNGLVLNYNGDLHVITEFQHVKPGKGPAFVRTKLRNIKTGKVLDNTFNAGVKVETARVEQRPHQYLFKDDYGYTFMDNESFEQVVLPEAMVPFADIMKEGQVATILFHAETEQPLTAELPTTVELMVTYTEPGLKGDTATNTLKPAIVETGARIQVPLFIDTDTKIRIKTSDYSYVERVK is encoded by the coding sequence ATGGCAACCACTGCAGATTTTCGCAACGGGCTCGTTCTGAACTACAACGGCGACTTGCACGTCATCACCGAATTCCAGCACGTGAAGCCCGGCAAAGGCCCGGCCTTCGTGCGCACCAAGCTTCGCAACATCAAAACCGGCAAAGTGCTCGACAACACGTTCAACGCCGGCGTGAAAGTGGAAACGGCCCGCGTAGAGCAGCGCCCGCACCAGTACCTGTTCAAAGACGACTACGGCTACACGTTCATGGACAATGAGTCGTTTGAGCAGGTAGTGCTGCCTGAGGCCATGGTGCCCTTCGCCGATATCATGAAGGAAGGCCAGGTGGCCACCATCCTGTTCCACGCCGAAACCGAGCAGCCCCTCACGGCCGAGCTGCCGACCACCGTGGAGCTGATGGTGACCTACACCGAGCCCGGCCTGAAAGGCGACACTGCTACCAACACGCTCAAGCCGGCCATCGTGGAAACTGGCGCCCGCATTCAGGTGCCGCTGTTCATTGATACCGATACCAAAATCCGCATCAAGACCAGTGATTACTCCTATGTCGAAAGAGTCAAGTAA
- a CDS encoding YceD family protein translates to MKKDSQYDLNIAKLADKTHHFAFELDRAFFEQFDQQLIPDGTVHADVTLHKTDRLLTLDFDIKGTVRQVCDRSLDDYDQEIDTQEQLLVRYGDREVELDDNVLQITADTQVLPLAQHLFDYIGLALPMKKLHPRFQNEPDEDPDSATKLIFTTRQDGDAGSDDEGDDDIDPRWNALKNLN, encoded by the coding sequence GTGAAGAAGGACTCGCAATACGACCTCAATATTGCCAAGCTGGCCGACAAAACGCACCACTTTGCGTTTGAGCTCGACCGTGCCTTTTTCGAGCAGTTCGACCAGCAGCTCATTCCCGATGGCACGGTGCACGCCGACGTGACGCTGCACAAAACCGACCGCCTGCTGACCCTCGATTTCGACATCAAAGGCACCGTACGCCAAGTCTGCGACCGTAGCCTCGACGACTACGACCAGGAAATCGACACGCAGGAGCAGTTGCTCGTGCGCTATGGCGACCGGGAAGTGGAACTCGACGACAACGTGCTGCAGATTACGGCCGACACTCAGGTGCTCCCCCTAGCCCAGCACCTGTTCGACTACATCGGGCTGGCGCTGCCCATGAAGAAGCTGCACCCGCGCTTCCAGAACGAGCCCGACGAAGACCCCGACTCCGCCACCAAGCTCATCTTCACCACCCGCCAGGACGGCGACGCGGGCTCAGATGACGAAGGCGACGACGATATTGACCCGCGCTGGAATGCGCTGAAGAACCTCAACTAA
- a CDS encoding beta-ketoacyl-ACP synthase III: protein MRITAAITGVGSYVPDYVLTNHELEKLVDTTDEWITTRTGIKERRILKGENQGTSVMAIKAVQQLLEKTGTKAEDIDLLICSTTTPDLVFPATANIISAAVGTTKAFSFDMQAACSGFLFALATGAQYIQTGTYQKVVVVGADKMSSIIDYTDRANCIIFGDGAGAVLLEPNTDGYGVLDQVLRSDGNGEQYLHQKAGGSRRPPSSETVANREHFVYQEGATVFKFAVTNMANVAAQVMERNHLTNEEVAWLVPHQANKRIIDATANRMGVGPEKVMLNIHRYGNTTNGTIPLCLADYEQQLRRGDNLVLAAFGGGFTWGSIYLKWAYDPKPDPQAALA, encoded by the coding sequence ATGAGAATTACCGCTGCAATTACCGGAGTGGGCTCCTACGTGCCCGATTACGTGCTTACCAACCACGAACTCGAGAAGCTGGTAGATACAACCGACGAGTGGATCACCACCCGGACGGGCATTAAGGAGCGCCGTATCCTGAAAGGTGAAAACCAGGGCACTTCGGTGATGGCCATTAAGGCAGTGCAGCAGCTGCTGGAGAAAACGGGGACCAAGGCTGAGGACATCGACCTGCTGATTTGCTCGACTACCACGCCGGATCTGGTATTTCCGGCCACGGCCAACATCATTTCGGCGGCCGTGGGCACCACCAAGGCATTCAGCTTCGATATGCAGGCGGCCTGCTCGGGCTTCCTGTTTGCGCTGGCTACCGGGGCGCAATACATCCAGACCGGCACTTACCAAAAAGTAGTGGTGGTGGGCGCCGACAAGATGTCGTCCATCATCGACTATACAGACCGCGCCAACTGCATCATTTTTGGCGACGGCGCCGGGGCCGTGCTGCTGGAGCCCAATACCGACGGCTACGGCGTGCTCGATCAGGTGCTCCGCTCCGATGGCAACGGCGAGCAGTACCTGCACCAGAAAGCCGGTGGCAGCCGCCGCCCGCCTTCCTCCGAAACCGTGGCCAACCGCGAGCATTTCGTGTACCAGGAAGGCGCTACGGTGTTCAAGTTCGCCGTCACGAACATGGCCAACGTAGCGGCCCAGGTGATGGAGCGCAACCATCTCACCAACGAGGAGGTGGCGTGGCTGGTACCGCACCAGGCCAACAAGCGCATCATCGACGCCACCGCCAACCGCATGGGCGTGGGGCCGGAGAAGGTGATGCTCAACATCCACCGCTACGGCAACACCACCAACGGCACGATTCCGCTGTGCCTGGCCGACTACGAGCAGCAGCTGCGCCGCGGCGACAACCTCGTGCTTGCCGCTTTCGGCGGGGGCTTCACCTGGGGTTCCATCTACCTGAAGTGGGCCTACGACCCCAAACCCGATCCGCAGGCGGCCCTGGCATAG